A section of the Rummeliibacillus pycnus genome encodes:
- a CDS encoding DoxX family protein produces the protein MDSFMWILQGFLAVVFVYAGLGKIFGSQMHKETFTHLKLPQWFRVITGLVETVAAVLLIVGYWYGEYVFWGAILVTAVGIGGAISHMRVNDSGKAFAAIAILGLLGLVLASISF, from the coding sequence ATGGATAGTTTTATGTGGATTTTACAGGGGTTTTTAGCTGTAGTCTTTGTATATGCTGGTCTCGGTAAAATATTTGGTTCACAAATGCATAAAGAAACTTTCACTCATTTGAAACTGCCACAATGGTTTAGAGTTATTACTGGACTAGTGGAGACTGTAGCAGCTGTACTTTTAATAGTAGGTTATTGGTATGGAGAATATGTCTTTTGGGGTGCAATATTAGTTACTGCAGTTGGAATTGGTGGAGCAATTTCTCATATGCGAGTTAATGATTCAGGAAAAGCTTTTGCAGCGATTGCAATATTAGGATTGTTAGGTTTAGTTTTGGCAAGTATCTCGTTCTAG
- a CDS encoding GNAT family N-acetyltransferase yields MDIKTNRLVLRKFNSEDWRDVYEYTSNPEVMEYIPEGVFTEEDAKKFVYENSDEKAEKFAVVLKDEQIVIGHIAFFKYFGNHTYEIGWVFNPKYYNNGYASEAAQAILDYGFTKMKLHRIIATCQPQNIPSYRVMEKIGMRREGYFKKCIPNGDEWWDEYYYAILEEEWG; encoded by the coding sequence ATGGATATTAAAACAAATAGGTTAGTACTACGAAAATTCAATTCCGAAGATTGGCGAGATGTCTATGAATATACATCAAATCCTGAGGTGATGGAATATATTCCAGAAGGTGTTTTTACTGAAGAGGACGCCAAGAAGTTTGTTTATGAAAATAGTGATGAAAAAGCAGAAAAGTTTGCTGTAGTATTGAAAGATGAACAAATTGTTATTGGGCACATTGCATTTTTTAAGTATTTTGGTAATCATACTTATGAAATTGGATGGGTGTTTAATCCTAAGTATTATAATAATGGCTATGCATCAGAAGCTGCGCAAGCTATCTTAGATTATGGTTTTACAAAGATGAAGCTACATAGAATTATTGCTACTTGCCAACCTCAGAATATACCATCCTATCGAGTAATGGAGAAGATTGGCATGAGAAGAGAAGGCTATTTTAAAAAGTGTATTCCAAATGGAGATGAATGGTGGGATGAGTACTATTATGCTATTTTAGAAGAAGAGTGGGGATAA
- a CDS encoding DUF4956 domain-containing protein: protein MNDTLGFQDIIKKSVLHLESFGTVSYIDIFLGLACSFGIGMFIYWIYKRYFRGVVYSYNYNVSFVLMTMITTLIIMTISTNIILSLGMVGALSIVRFRTAVKDPLDIVYMFWAIAAGIATGAKMYPLSIIGSLAFGLALAWLSKKKTKHEAYILIIHHTDEATDELRVLLRKLNTKLKSKSIRNGFIEVTVEINIVDDNTAFLQTINNIKGVQSCSLVNYTGDYAQ from the coding sequence ATGAATGATACATTAGGTTTTCAAGATATAATAAAAAAAAGCGTACTCCATCTCGAATCATTTGGGACGGTATCTTATATTGATATCTTTCTAGGTCTTGCTTGTTCTTTTGGAATTGGGATGTTTATCTATTGGATTTACAAAAGATATTTTCGTGGAGTTGTTTATAGTTACAATTACAATGTTTCTTTTGTATTAATGACAATGATTACCACATTAATCATTATGACAATTAGTACAAATATTATTCTTTCACTGGGAATGGTTGGTGCATTAAGTATTGTACGATTTAGAACAGCCGTAAAAGATCCTTTGGATATAGTTTATATGTTTTGGGCGATAGCGGCTGGTATTGCAACAGGCGCTAAAATGTACCCATTATCGATTATCGGATCACTTGCATTCGGGCTTGCACTTGCATGGTTATCCAAAAAGAAAACCAAGCATGAAGCCTATATACTAATTATACATCATACGGATGAAGCAACAGATGAGCTACGTGTTTTACTTAGAAAACTCAATACAAAATTAAAATCAAAATCAATTAGAAATGGTTTTATAGAGGTTACAGTTGAGATTAATATAGTAGACGATAATACAGCCTTTTTACAGACAATAAATAATATTAAAGGTGTACAGTCATGCTCTTTAGTAAATTACACTGGAGATTATGCTCAATAA
- a CDS encoding polyphosphate polymerase domain-containing protein, protein MNMNLEQKTFRHELKYYLNKIEYIALRKKVSEMLTLDKNSVNEEGYHISSLYFDGMHNHSIYDKNNGIFHREKYRIRIYNGSDKKITLERKSKHGDFICKESASITRTEYDSILNGDIHVLADKEEKLLTDFKTGLCYRNFRPVVIVDYIREAYVYEPGNVRITFDKQLTAGLNTIDLFDENIISQEVLLPEQVILEVKFDHFLPDMIRKIVQPERLVRSAISKYVLCRELTIKNFK, encoded by the coding sequence ATGAATATGAACTTGGAACAGAAGACTTTCAGACATGAATTAAAATATTATCTAAATAAAATTGAATATATCGCATTAAGAAAAAAAGTTTCAGAAATGTTAACTCTTGATAAAAATTCAGTGAATGAGGAAGGATATCATATCTCAAGTTTATATTTTGATGGTATGCATAATCATTCTATTTATGACAAAAATAACGGTATTTTTCATAGAGAAAAGTATCGCATTCGTATTTATAATGGAAGTGACAAGAAAATTACTTTAGAGAGAAAAAGTAAACATGGGGACTTTATATGCAAAGAATCAGCTTCTATTACTAGAACAGAATATGATTCAATATTAAATGGTGATATCCATGTTTTAGCAGATAAAGAAGAAAAATTACTGACGGATTTTAAAACTGGGCTATGCTATAGAAACTTTCGACCAGTTGTCATTGTTGATTATATTCGAGAAGCATATGTGTACGAGCCAGGAAATGTGCGTATTACATTTGATAAACAACTCACCGCTGGTCTTAATACGATTGACCTATTTGATGAAAATATTATCTCACAAGAAGTATTGCTTCCTGAACAAGTTATATTAGAAGTGAAATTTGATCACTTTTTACCTGATATGATTCGTAAAATAGTACAACCAGAAAGATTGGTACGTTCGGCAATTTCAAAATATGTTTTATGCAGAGAATTAACGATTAAAAATTTTAAGTAA
- the pelG gene encoding exopolysaccharide Pel transporter PelG: MAGIGFELRKLYREDGIVQNVKAYVYSSMTTIGPMILCLILLFGEQMMLKAKNSSYLDNELFVGTMVYCFVFSIILTSGFSMIVTRFIADLIFQKKYEQIISSFYGVLIIVLPIGGLLAVLFLYDIQESIWYKLVSYLFFIELIIIWLQNVLLSALKDYKRIVRGFAIGVLVALVVSFVLFQFLSINATIIALAGIDVGFGVIVGLSMYHFESVFPRDEKRNYFAFLVYLKKYPSIFFSGVFVYSGVYIHNLVYWLFSDRHFRIDNHFLLMPFYDVPVFYAYISVLPSLVMFVVIVETKFYEKFLNYYQNVINGGTYESMKSAKQKMTKVLLQQIDFLVEVQLLFTALSIAIGIIYLPKIGFTMEQLDLFILLCLAYFFFIIMFVVLHVLMYFDDQKGVLSISAGFVFFNAILTFCTINNNFDGTGMFFSSFIMLIISVTRLLYVLKNIDYYTFCSQPITTMSQKKRRKFTFSKSITMISILAISTLILAACGESEKTENQKKKEYQQETSKQVVEETIDNDKLVDDKRLYERDDDSSLKSLYITIVPNKSSKVDWYGLNRITDRNSKAKLDIIFAEGTEDGTGPKNGKFGYNAEEANAKISIRGNSSRYAAQKSYKIKLFDSAGLWQDQRTINLNKHIDDPSRLRNKLSFDLMETIPNITSLRTQFVHLYVKDLTDGNQKKYEDYGLYTQIEQPNKKFLRTHLLDPNGYLYKVTFFEFGRYPDQIRINSDPKYSKKKFESILEIKGKEEHDKLITMLDDVNNYKIPIEEVIEKHFDIDNLLTWTAMNILMDNMDTDANNFYLYSPLNSEKWFILPWDYDGGWELQRKLKSIRSYQAGISNFWNNILLNRYFRSKENVQKLTDKIEKLSKQINAKTVTTQLNQYHDVVKPFILKSPDKNYLSIVNSEYENELQLIKDTPERAKKRYYEDLQKPKPFYMSNVEQSGNKLLFTWDVSFDLQADDLYYTVTVAKDPYMKQVLATQKNIRENKFSMKKPSSGQYFWKVTVRDSKGHEQSSFDMYADEEGNEFNGIRDFEVD, encoded by the coding sequence ATGGCAGGAATAGGTTTTGAACTTCGTAAGTTATATCGTGAAGATGGAATAGTTCAAAATGTCAAAGCATATGTCTATTCTTCAATGACGACAATTGGACCGATGATTTTATGTCTTATTTTACTGTTTGGTGAACAAATGATGTTGAAGGCAAAAAATAGTTCCTATTTGGATAATGAATTATTTGTTGGGACGATGGTCTATTGCTTTGTTTTTTCAATTATATTAACATCTGGATTTTCAATGATTGTTACGAGATTTATAGCAGATTTAATTTTCCAAAAAAAATATGAACAGATTATTTCCTCTTTTTATGGCGTTCTTATAATTGTTCTTCCAATTGGCGGACTACTTGCAGTGTTGTTTTTATACGATATCCAAGAAAGTATTTGGTATAAATTAGTTTCGTATCTGTTTTTCATAGAGTTAATCATTATTTGGCTTCAAAACGTTTTATTATCCGCATTAAAAGATTATAAACGTATTGTACGAGGTTTTGCTATTGGTGTATTGGTGGCTTTAGTCGTAAGTTTTGTGTTATTTCAGTTTCTATCTATCAATGCAACGATTATAGCTTTAGCAGGAATAGATGTAGGATTTGGAGTAATTGTAGGTCTGTCCATGTATCATTTTGAAAGTGTATTCCCAAGAGATGAAAAGAGAAATTACTTTGCATTTTTAGTTTATTTAAAGAAATATCCATCTATATTTTTTAGTGGTGTATTTGTCTATTCTGGTGTCTATATTCACAATTTAGTCTATTGGTTATTCTCTGATCGACATTTTAGAATAGATAATCATTTTTTGCTCATGCCTTTTTATGATGTACCTGTCTTTTATGCTTATATTTCTGTATTACCCTCACTTGTTATGTTTGTAGTAATTGTAGAAACGAAATTTTATGAGAAATTTTTGAATTACTATCAAAATGTAATAAATGGTGGCACTTATGAAAGTATGAAGAGTGCAAAACAGAAGATGACAAAAGTATTATTACAGCAAATTGATTTTCTCGTTGAAGTACAGTTACTATTTACAGCTTTATCAATAGCAATAGGTATCATTTATCTACCAAAAATCGGCTTTACAATGGAGCAGCTAGATTTGTTTATCTTATTATGTTTAGCTTACTTTTTCTTTATTATTATGTTTGTTGTTTTACATGTCCTTATGTATTTTGATGATCAAAAGGGCGTTTTATCTATTAGTGCAGGATTTGTTTTTTTTAATGCTATATTAACTTTTTGTACGATAAATAATAATTTTGATGGAACAGGAATGTTTTTTTCGTCATTTATAATGCTGATTATTTCTGTTACTCGATTATTATATGTTCTTAAGAATATTGATTATTACACATTCTGTTCGCAGCCTATAACAACCATGAGTCAAAAGAAAAGACGAAAATTTACATTTTCAAAGTCAATTACAATGATTTCTATTCTTGCTATATCAACTCTAATTTTAGCTGCATGCGGGGAAAGTGAAAAAACAGAAAATCAAAAGAAAAAAGAGTACCAACAAGAAACAAGTAAACAGGTAGTAGAAGAAACAATTGACAATGATAAGCTAGTTGATGATAAGAGATTATATGAGCGTGACGATGATAGCTCTCTAAAGTCTCTTTATATTACCATTGTTCCAAATAAGTCAAGTAAAGTAGATTGGTATGGACTTAATCGCATTACAGATCGTAACAGTAAAGCAAAGTTAGATATTATTTTCGCAGAGGGTACTGAAGATGGCACAGGACCAAAGAATGGGAAATTTGGGTACAATGCCGAAGAGGCAAATGCGAAGATTAGTATTCGAGGAAATTCATCACGTTATGCTGCACAAAAGTCATACAAAATAAAATTATTCGATAGTGCCGGCTTATGGCAGGATCAACGTACGATTAATTTAAATAAGCATATTGATGATCCTAGTCGTCTAAGAAATAAATTAAGTTTTGATTTAATGGAAACGATCCCTAACATAACGAGCCTTCGTACCCAATTTGTTCATTTATATGTGAAAGATTTAACGGATGGCAATCAAAAGAAGTATGAAGATTATGGATTATATACACAAATTGAACAGCCAAATAAAAAATTCTTAAGAACTCATTTGTTAGATCCAAATGGTTACTTATATAAAGTAACATTTTTTGAATTTGGACGTTATCCAGATCAAATTAGAATAAATTCGGATCCAAAATATAGTAAAAAGAAGTTTGAATCAATTTTGGAGATAAAAGGTAAAGAAGAACACGATAAGTTAATTACTATGTTAGATGATGTAAATAACTATAAAATTCCTATTGAAGAGGTTATTGAGAAGCACTTCGATATTGATAATTTGCTTACATGGACCGCTATGAATATTTTGATGGACAATATGGATACTGATGCAAATAACTTCTACTTATATTCTCCATTAAACTCAGAAAAATGGTTTATCTTACCTTGGGATTATGATGGAGGTTGGGAGTTACAGAGAAAACTAAAAAGCATACGATCTTATCAAGCAGGAATTAGTAACTTTTGGAATAATATACTGTTAAATCGATATTTCCGTTCTAAGGAAAATGTTCAGAAATTGACGGATAAAATCGAAAAACTTTCTAAGCAGATTAATGCAAAGACAGTTACGACTCAACTGAATCAATATCATGATGTAGTCAAACCTTTTATATTAAAAAGTCCTGATAAGAACTATCTTTCAATCGTAAATTCTGAATATGAAAATGAATTACAGCTAATAAAAGATACTCCTGAAAGAGCGAAAAAAAGATACTATGAAGACCTTCAAAAACCTAAGCCTTTTTATATGAGCAACGTAGAACAATCTGGTAATAAGCTTCTATTCACATGGGATGTATCATTCGATTTACAAGCGGATGATTTGTATTATACCGTAACTGTTGCAAAAGATCCCTACATGAAACAAGTCTTAGCAACCCAAAAAAATATTCGTGAAAACAAATTTTCGATGAAAAAACCCTCAAGTGGTCAATATTTCTGGAAGGTTACGGTTAGAGATAGTAAAGGACATGAACAATCTTCATTTGATATGTATGCAGATGAAGAGGGAAATGAATTTAATGGAATAAGAGATTTCGAGGTAGACTAA
- the pelF gene encoding GT4 family glycosyltransferase PelF: MRICLIAEGSYPYVTGGVSSWIHGLMSSMKEHEFIIYAIGAETKQKGKFKYDLPSNLVEIKEIFLDEYLFEKKKWGKRYNLSSQQKESLISLLSSNHIVNWNDLFDLIRSKEFTSVGEFLTSKDYFDLVEHLGKNEYSQVPFTELFWTISSMLLPLLSTIRHEIPQADIYHAVSTGYAGVIGALAKHLHNKPLLLTEHGIYSREREEEIIKADWVKGYFKDLWINYFYTLSGSIYTAADQVITLFNRNKEIEVELGCPEEKIRIIPNGVEITDYQDLKSIPDDGVIRIGAIVRVVPIKDIKTMIQSFALVEKEIPNVELYIMGPVEEDPTYYNECLRMVDEMGIKHIIFTGMVQIKDYLGRIDFFLLTSISEGQPLAILEGLACAKPFVCTNVGGCKELLMGGPDDRYGQAGFITPVMHYEEIANNILKLCKDQKLREQFGQSGFERVKVNYKRNEFISSYRQLYQLLGGE, from the coding sequence GTGCGCATATGTTTGATTGCTGAAGGATCTTATCCTTATGTCACTGGTGGTGTTTCGAGCTGGATACATGGACTCATGTCATCGATGAAAGAACACGAATTTATTATTTATGCCATAGGAGCGGAGACAAAACAAAAAGGAAAATTTAAATATGATTTACCATCTAATTTAGTAGAAATTAAAGAGATATTTTTAGATGAATATCTGTTTGAAAAAAAGAAGTGGGGAAAGAGGTACAATCTTTCTTCACAACAAAAAGAAAGTTTAATATCACTATTAAGTAGTAATCACATTGTCAATTGGAATGATTTATTTGACTTGATTCGAAGTAAGGAGTTTACAAGTGTTGGAGAATTTTTAACCAGCAAGGATTACTTTGATCTAGTAGAGCATTTGGGGAAAAATGAATACTCACAAGTACCGTTTACAGAGCTATTTTGGACAATCAGTTCCATGTTATTACCACTGTTGTCGACGATCCGGCATGAAATACCGCAAGCAGACATATATCACGCTGTTTCTACAGGGTATGCTGGTGTGATTGGAGCATTAGCAAAACATTTGCATAATAAGCCGCTATTGTTAACCGAACACGGTATTTATTCTCGAGAGAGAGAAGAGGAAATTATTAAAGCGGATTGGGTAAAGGGTTATTTTAAAGATTTATGGATCAATTATTTTTATACACTTTCTGGCTCTATTTATACTGCAGCTGATCAAGTTATCACATTATTCAATCGAAATAAGGAGATAGAGGTGGAATTAGGATGCCCTGAGGAAAAGATTCGAATTATTCCGAATGGTGTAGAAATTACTGATTATCAAGATCTTAAGTCAATACCTGATGATGGAGTTATTCGAATTGGTGCTATTGTACGTGTTGTACCGATTAAAGATATTAAAACAATGATTCAAAGTTTTGCATTAGTAGAAAAAGAGATTCCAAATGTTGAACTCTATATAATGGGGCCCGTTGAAGAAGATCCTACATATTATAACGAATGTTTGAGAATGGTAGATGAAATGGGTATCAAGCATATTATTTTTACAGGCATGGTTCAAATAAAAGATTATTTAGGTAGAATAGATTTTTTCCTTTTAACAAGTATTAGTGAAGGACAACCATTAGCGATATTGGAAGGTTTAGCTTGCGCAAAGCCATTTGTTTGTACAAATGTTGGCGGATGTAAAGAGCTTCTTATGGGGGGACCAGATGATCGGTATGGTCAAGCAGGTTTTATCACTCCTGTTATGCACTATGAAGAAATAGCAAATAATATCCTCAAGCTTTGTAAAGATCAAAAACTGAGAGAACAATTTGGTCAAAGTGGTTTTGAAAGAGTAAAAGTTAATTATAAGCGGAATGAATTTATTTCAAGCTATCGTCAATTGTATCAATTGTTAGGAGGTGAGTAA
- a CDS encoding DUF2194 domain-containing protein, whose amino-acid sequence MRLKGNYYKKVYIIISIVFLCGLILQISRSQFVLKSQENKHLIEQRDDILTASTNRQLNETASSGKSYCILYNAEDDYSNKLRENAQKSLEYMKKKVTEININKEKSVISDCKAIILTTDHLKDIGTVEEIEQYVFHGGYIFIMSTLDEDTSYQILYRKLGISGFGNYVHTKGIHLVSNVLIGEKGLHINDDFITNDSISVDLNDDADLLAESVDGTPLLWKNKYGDGAFMLFNGTILQEKISRGIITGAISLLEPNFIYSVFNAKLFYIDDFPAPVPKGKNALIYKEYKRDIPTFFSEIWWPNMLKIAKKYDLKYTGGVIESYSDNVTPPFSNTEDKDRHYLIGFGRELLKSGGEIGFHGFNHQSLTLDSRVSESFGYNSWRNEGDMSKSIQELLAYSKSAFPNYKVTAYIPPSNVLSQEGRQALKGAWPDLTVISSLYAEDITGLSYIQEFEIAQDGVIEMPRITSGYFERDFDRWAEANTMTGLGLFSHFVHPDDIISADRSNNLGWKEMYEKYENFMARVKNTYPWVRPMTSTEGALYVAKTLNSQVNWSNTENSIEGNITNYVPNLYYVLRSDKKIKRLHHCEATKIDTNTYLIEAKEAKFKIDLGES is encoded by the coding sequence ATGCGTCTAAAAGGGAATTATTATAAAAAAGTTTATATCATTATCTCCATTGTATTTTTATGTGGATTGATACTACAGATATCTCGCTCACAATTTGTCCTAAAATCTCAAGAAAATAAACATTTAATTGAACAACGAGATGACATTTTAACAGCTAGTACAAATCGTCAATTAAATGAAACAGCCTCATCTGGAAAAAGCTATTGTATTTTATACAATGCAGAAGATGATTACAGCAACAAATTAAGAGAAAATGCTCAGAAATCTCTTGAATATATGAAGAAAAAAGTTACTGAGATCAATATCAATAAAGAAAAAAGTGTTATTAGTGACTGTAAAGCAATAATCCTAACAACGGATCATTTAAAAGATATTGGAACAGTTGAGGAGATTGAACAATATGTTTTTCATGGTGGTTATATCTTTATAATGTCAACACTTGATGAAGATACTAGCTATCAAATTCTTTATCGAAAGCTAGGGATTTCTGGATTTGGTAATTATGTGCATACAAAAGGGATTCATCTAGTTTCAAATGTCTTAATAGGAGAAAAAGGACTTCATATTAACGATGACTTTATAACGAATGATTCAATAAGTGTGGACCTTAATGATGATGCAGATTTGCTTGCCGAGAGTGTAGATGGAACCCCTCTATTATGGAAAAATAAATATGGTGATGGTGCATTTATGTTATTTAATGGAACCATTTTACAAGAAAAAATTAGTAGGGGGATTATAACAGGGGCGATAAGTTTATTAGAACCCAATTTTATATACTCAGTATTTAATGCAAAGTTATTTTATATTGACGATTTTCCGGCTCCGGTTCCTAAAGGGAAGAACGCTCTCATTTATAAAGAGTATAAACGGGATATTCCCACTTTTTTTAGTGAAATTTGGTGGCCAAATATGCTTAAGATTGCTAAAAAGTACGATTTGAAATATACCGGAGGAGTCATTGAATCTTATAGTGACAATGTAACCCCACCTTTTAGTAATACTGAAGATAAGGATCGACACTATTTAATTGGGTTTGGCCGTGAACTATTAAAAAGCGGTGGAGAAATAGGATTCCATGGATTTAATCATCAATCTTTAACGCTTGACTCTCGCGTATCAGAATCATTTGGCTACAACTCTTGGCGGAATGAGGGGGATATGTCTAAATCGATTCAGGAGCTTCTTGCTTATTCGAAAAGTGCATTTCCTAATTACAAAGTGACAGCTTATATCCCACCTTCTAACGTGCTGTCGCAAGAAGGAAGACAAGCATTGAAGGGAGCTTGGCCTGATTTAACAGTCATTAGTTCACTTTATGCAGAAGATATAACAGGATTATCGTATATTCAAGAATTTGAAATTGCACAAGATGGGGTAATAGAAATGCCTCGTATTACATCTGGTTACTTTGAACGTGACTTCGATCGTTGGGCAGAAGCAAATACAATGACTGGATTAGGATTATTCTCTCACTTTGTACATCCGGACGACATCATAAGTGCCGATAGAAGTAATAATCTTGGATGGAAGGAAATGTATGAGAAATATGAAAATTTTATGGCCAGAGTGAAAAATACATATCCATGGGTACGTCCAATGACTTCAACAGAGGGCGCGTTATATGTGGCTAAAACTCTAAATTCACAAGTGAATTGGTCAAATACTGAAAATAGTATTGAAGGAAATATTACAAACTATGTTCCAAATTTATATTATGTTCTTCGATCTGATAAAAAGATTAAAAGATTGCATCATTGTGAAGCAACAAAAATTGATACGAATACTTACTTAATTGAGGCAAAAGAAGCTAAATTTAAAATTGATTTGGGGGAATCCTAA
- a CDS encoding NAD-dependent epimerase/dehydratase family protein, whose product MRVLITGGYGFIGSHVADRFYKEDYDVFIIDNLLTGNKNNISFKHKSYNLSVEDTKCEEIFKAVQFDVVVHLAAQVSVTKSFANPRADTSSNVVGLVNMLTLSKKYKVKKFIFASSAAVYGLNEHLPLKEDETCSPISPYGISKWVGESYCQKWREMYGFDSVCFRFANVYGPRQNSIGEGGVVSIFTNNTIQNKPLHILGDGEQTRDFIFVADVADAIYRASNSTISGVFNLSTNTETSVNELVNILKMIHGEIEFQHLSEREGDIYKSVLCNTKVKNELDWSPMYDMKQGLELTYQWALEYQAEQEVAASAAEEVKKSSDFIHWIKPFKAYIENIFIFFIIAWLVLSDNLSVLNSIDISVFYIMIMGVIYGSKQSILSVGLSIGLLIVEKLIEGREFVSLLYDTSFFFQVALFLSVGLVVGYSVQRKSNKLQEQHQKIEELEQRYGFLDGIHKEIREVKDELQLRLLNSEDSFGKIYSIVKKLDDLEPEKVFSSTVNVVQEIMGAKIVSIYVFNKHQSFLRLVANSNYTETPIINSIKVEQSEFVQYILKYDKVFVNKELLPNSPLMAAPVYHNNEISAVITIDELEFEKFSLYHENLFKVTTDLAGAALDKALSYIDATEGNRFIPNTNILKQEIFKVILDSKKEAKEKHNMPFVILETTYVEKQIMAYSSKLFSLLRETDYIGQLENNHIAVLLSNTTIEDAQIVVSRFNQVGIHMKLLEGEI is encoded by the coding sequence ATGCGGGTATTAATAACAGGTGGGTATGGATTTATCGGTTCGCATGTTGCAGATCGATTTTACAAAGAAGATTATGATGTTTTTATCATTGATAACTTACTAACTGGAAATAAGAATAACATTTCATTTAAACATAAAAGCTATAATCTTTCAGTAGAAGATACTAAGTGCGAAGAAATATTTAAAGCCGTTCAATTTGATGTGGTAGTTCATCTGGCTGCACAAGTAAGTGTGACAAAGTCATTTGCTAATCCAAGAGCAGATACATCATCCAATGTGGTTGGATTAGTCAATATGTTAACTCTTTCTAAAAAATATAAGGTCAAGAAGTTTATTTTTGCCTCATCTGCTGCCGTCTATGGATTGAATGAACATTTACCTTTAAAAGAAGATGAAACTTGTTCACCTATTTCTCCATATGGAATCAGTAAATGGGTAGGAGAATCTTATTGTCAAAAGTGGCGAGAAATGTATGGGTTTGATAGTGTATGTTTCCGTTTTGCTAATGTGTATGGTCCTAGACAAAATAGTATAGGTGAGGGTGGTGTGGTTTCTATATTTACAAACAACACAATACAGAATAAGCCACTTCACATATTGGGAGATGGGGAGCAAACGAGAGATTTTATCTTCGTTGCTGATGTAGCAGATGCGATTTATAGAGCATCAAACTCGACGATCAGTGGGGTGTTTAATCTATCAACAAATACTGAAACAAGTGTCAATGAATTAGTTAATATACTTAAAATGATTCATGGTGAGATCGAGTTTCAACATCTCTCAGAAAGAGAAGGGGATATTTATAAATCTGTACTATGCAATACAAAAGTAAAGAATGAACTCGACTGGAGTCCAATGTATGATATGAAACAAGGGTTAGAACTTACATATCAATGGGCACTAGAATACCAAGCAGAACAAGAGGTTGCTGCTAGTGCTGCAGAAGAAGTCAAGAAATCATCAGATTTTATTCACTGGATTAAACCATTCAAAGCATATATAGAAAATATCTTTATTTTTTTTATAATCGCTTGGCTCGTATTATCAGATAATTTAAGCGTATTAAATTCAATTGATATAAGTGTTTTTTATATTATGATTATGGGCGTTATTTACGGTAGTAAACAGTCCATTTTGTCAGTAGGTTTGTCAATTGGATTGTTAATTGTAGAAAAATTGATAGAAGGGCGTGAATTTGTTTCTTTACTTTATGATACCTCCTTCTTTTTCCAAGTAGCTCTTTTCCTATCAGTAGGATTAGTTGTTGGGTATTCAGTTCAACGTAAATCGAATAAGCTTCAAGAACAACACCAAAAAATTGAAGAACTTGAACAACGCTATGGATTTTTGGATGGTATTCATAAGGAAATAAGAGAAGTTAAAGATGAATTACAATTACGTTTGCTAAATAGTGAAGATAGCTTTGGAAAAATATATTCCATTGTAAAAAAACTAGATGACTTAGAACCTGAAAAGGTTTTTTCGAGTACGGTGAATGTTGTACAAGAAATAATGGGTGCAAAAATCGTTTCCATATATGTATTCAATAAACATCAGTCATTTTTGAGACTAGTTGCCAATTCCAATTATACAGAGACACCTATCATTAACTCGATAAAAGTAGAGCAATCTGAATTTGTTCAATATATTCTTAAATACGATAAAGTGTTTGTGAATAAAGAATTATTGCCGAATTCGCCTTTAATGGCAGCCCCAGTCTATCATAATAACGAAATTTCTGCTGTTATTACGATAGATGAATTGGAATTTGAGAAGTTTTCACTGTATCACGAAAATCTCTTTAAAGTTACGACAGATCTTGCTGGAGCAGCATTAGACAAAGCACTAAGTTATATTGATGCGACGGAAGGGAATCGTTTTATTCCAAACACAAATATATTAAAGCAAGAGATATTTAAAGTAATTTTAGATAGTAAGAAAGAGGCAAAAGAAAAACACAATATGCCATTTGTGATACTTGAAACAACTTATGTTGAAAAACAGATAATGGCTTATTCGAGTAAACTTTTTAGTCTATTAAGGGAAACAGATTATATTGGTCAGTTGGAAAATAATCATATTGCTGTGCTTCTATCAAATACAACAATAGAGGATGCTCAGATCGTGGTATCAAGATTTAATCAGGTGGGTATTCACATGAAGTTGCTAGAAGGGGAGATATAA